A single region of the uncultured Fusobacterium sp. genome encodes:
- a CDS encoding MBL fold metallo-hydrolase: MRLEKTRTQIQQIRNATIKLSYGGYIFLIDPWLAPKGATGSLLDFNRGDFEVKELVKRSIRMPICDLPLPVTEILEDVNFYIITHLHPDHFDMDNHNEVLDRNIPIFIQNNTEADFMKNLGFKNIKILQENGSFLGKVKLTRVEALHGSVTPCGPASGLIFEAEGEPTIYFAGDTIMYDGVKSVIEKFKPDIIILNVADAYFIKYGHLIMDEEAIDTVHKLAPNTKIIASHLDNVAHAYLTRNILLHKLIEKGIEQEILIPNDGQIYDF, encoded by the coding sequence ATGAGATTAGAAAAAACAAGGACACAAATACAACAAATTCGTAATGCAACTATAAAGTTAAGTTATGGAGGCTATATTTTTCTTATTGACCCATGGCTTGCTCCTAAAGGTGCAACAGGAAGTTTATTAGATTTTAATAGAGGGGATTTTGAAGTAAAAGAATTAGTAAAAAGAAGCATAAGAATGCCAATATGTGATTTACCTCTTCCAGTTACTGAAATTTTAGAAGATGTAAATTTTTATATTATAACACATTTACATCCTGACCATTTTGATATGGATAATCATAATGAAGTTTTAGATAGAAATATCCCTATTTTTATTCAAAATAATACAGAAGCAGATTTTATGAAAAATTTAGGCTTTAAAAATATTAAGATATTACAAGAAAATGGAAGTTTTTTAGGAAAAGTAAAACTCACTAGAGTAGAGGCTTTACATGGGTCAGTAACTCCTTGTGGTCCAGCAAGTGGGCTTATTTTTGAAGCTGAAGGAGAACCTACAATATATTTTGCTGGAGATACAATTATGTATGATGGAGTAAAATCTGTAATAGAGAAATTTAAACCAGATATAATAATTTTAAATGTTGCTGACGCTTATTTTATTAAATATGGTCATTTAATAATGGATGAAGAGGCAATTGATACTGTTCATAAATTAGCTCCAAATACAAAAATAATTGCTTCTCATTTGGATAATGTTGCACATGCTTATCTTACAAGAAATATATTATTACATAAATTAATTGAAAAAGGAATTGAACAGGAAATTCTTATTCCAAATGATGGACAAATTTATGATTTTTAA
- a CDS encoding DUF554 domain-containing protein: MFPKGIIIDCCYVLIGTNIGSIIKNYIPSHIKQSMNVIFGIAAIVIGIVSMIKLNSLPAVILALILGALIGEIFSLDKKIRSFFQHILDKLNFNIPEDRDAYMHFYLIVTVTFCASGTNIFGAINEGLTGDFTILLSKAVMDIFASTIFAATLGFAMNLIVIPQFIILTGFFYLSQFIMPFITQNMMNDFISVGGILTFVLGLSIAQIKHISAINLLPALIIIWPCSKFFSIFF; this comes from the coding sequence ATGTTTCCAAAAGGAATTATTATTGATTGTTGTTACGTTCTAATTGGAACAAATATTGGAAGTATAATTAAAAATTATATCCCTTCTCATATTAAACAATCTATGAATGTTATTTTTGGTATAGCTGCTATAGTAATTGGAATAGTTTCTATGATTAAACTCAATTCTTTACCAGCTGTTATTTTAGCTCTTATTTTAGGAGCTTTAATTGGAGAGATTTTCTCATTAGATAAAAAAATTAGAAGCTTTTTCCAACATATCTTGGATAAGTTAAACTTCAATATTCCTGAGGATAGAGATGCTTATATGCACTTTTATCTAATTGTCACTGTTACATTTTGTGCTAGTGGAACAAATATATTTGGGGCAATCAATGAAGGATTAACAGGAGATTTTACAATTTTATTATCTAAAGCCGTTATGGATATCTTCGCATCTACTATATTTGCTGCAACTTTAGGTTTTGCTATGAATTTAATTGTTATTCCTCAATTTATAATTTTAACAGGTTTTTTCTATCTTTCACAATTCATAATGCCATTTATTACTCAAAATATGATGAATGATTTTATCTCTGTTGGAGGAATTCTTACTTTTGTTCTAGGTCTTAGTATTGCTCAAATAAAACATATTAGTGCAATCAATTTACTTCCTGCTCTTATTATTATTTGGCCTTGTTCTAAATTTTTTAGTATATTTTTCTAA
- a CDS encoding RidA family protein, with translation MNKVIHTEKAPATLGPYSQAIEANGMLFVSGQIPFVPETMTLVSDDVKAQTRQSLENVKAIVEAAGYSMKDVVKAGVFIKDMNDFAAINEVYNEYLGDVKPARACVEVARLPKDVKVEIEVIAVK, from the coding sequence ATGAATAAAGTAATTCACACAGAAAAGGCACCAGCTACTTTAGGACCATATTCACAAGCTATAGAGGCTAACGGAATGTTATTTGTATCAGGACAAATCCCATTTGTACCAGAAACAATGACATTAGTATCAGATGATGTAAAAGCTCAAACAAGACAATCATTAGAGAACGTAAAAGCAATAGTAGAAGCAGCAGGATACTCAATGAAAGATGTAGTAAAAGCAGGAGTATTTATAAAAGATATGAATGACTTTGCAGCAATCAACGAAGTATACAATGAATACTTAGGAGATGTAAAACCAGCAAGAGCATGTGTAGAAGTAGCAAGACTTCCAAAAGATGTAAAAGTTGAAATAGAAGTTATCGCTGTTAAATAG